From Mustela nigripes isolate SB6536 chromosome 13, MUSNIG.SB6536, whole genome shotgun sequence, one genomic window encodes:
- the EDDM3B gene encoding epididymal secretory protein E3-beta: MASFLKALGPLLALLFPLGGLLVHSQNLSWKEFMKQHYLSTSWKFSDYKCNDLMREREAPQDRNYHIFIYTFWHKIEHICFRKWRDRYRNVYIWAQHPFKILQCYQEGNQKSYREHGGYSYIEFHCGMNGYVDGIEDIQLLDIKK; this comes from the coding sequence ATGGCATCCTTTCTAAAGGCCCTAGGCCCTCTCTTGGCCCTGCTATTTCCCCTAGGTGGTCTGCTTGTACACAGCCAGAACCTTTCCTGGAAGGAATTCATGAAACAGCACTACCTGAGCACAAGCTGGAAATTCAGCGACTACAAATGCAATGATCTcatgagggaaagagaagctcCACAAGACAGGAACTATCACATCTTCATCTATACCTTTTGGCACAAAATTGAGCATATTTGCTTCAGGAAGTGGAGAGACCGTTACAGAAATGTATACATATGGGCCCAGCATCCCTTCAAAATACTCCAGTGCTACCAGGAGGGCAACCAAAAGAGCTATAGAGAGCATGGCGGCTACAGCTACATTGAATTCCACTGTGGCATGAACGGGTATGTGGATGGCATAGAGGACATCCAGTTGTTAGacatcaaaaaatag